The Euphorbia lathyris chromosome 8, ddEupLath1.1, whole genome shotgun sequence genome has a window encoding:
- the LOC136202538 gene encoding adenine nucleotide transporter BT1, chloroplastic/mitochondrial: protein MDRREVGDKRDGLGYLSISGLGYQDGQIGGLFASVNQMGMGFPNSSNDNSSLKSLCNDLCVKYLSFIGVQEEEEEGDLKNKKKKNKGGLKLKIKVKNPMMRRLISGGIAGAVSRTAVAPLETIRTHLMVGSSGHSSSEVFNNIMQTDGWKGLFRGNLVNVIRVAPSKAIELFAYDTVNKNLSPKPGEQPKLPIPASLIAGACAGVSSTLCTYPLELVKTRLTIQRGVYDGILDAFLKILREEGPGELYRGLAPSLIGVIPYAATNYFAYDTLRKTYRRVFKEEKIGNIETLLIGSAAGAISSTATFPLEVARKHMQVGAISGRRVYSNVIHALASILEHEGIPGLYKGLGPSCMKLVPAAGIAFMCYEACKRILIEDEEEQQ, encoded by the exons ATGGATAGGCGAGAAGTTGGTGATAAAAGGGATGGGTTAGGGTACCTCTCAATATCTGGTTTGGGGTACCAAGATGGGCAAATTGGGGGTTTATTTGCAAGTGTTAATCAGATGGGAATGGGGTTCCCAAATTCTTCCAATGATAATAGCAGTTTAAAATCTCTGTGTAATGATTTGTGTGTGAAATACTTGTCATTTATAGGGGTTcaagaggaggaagaggagggggatttgaagaacaagaagaagaagaacaagggtGGTCTTAAATTGAAGATTAAGGTTAAAAACCCTATGATGAGACGGTTAATTAGTGGAGGAATTGCTGGGGCTGTATCGAGAACTGCTGTAGCTCCATTGGAGACTATAAGGACTCATTTGATGGTTGGTAGCAGTGGGCATTCAAGTAGTGAAGTGTTCAATAATATTATGCAGACTGATGGATGGAAGGGTTTGTTCAGAGGCAATTTGGTTAATGTCATCAGGGTTGCTCCAAGCAAGGCTATAGAG CTGTTTGCATACGACACGGTCAATAAGAACTTGTCACCGAAACCAGGGGAGCAACCGAAACTTCCAATTCCTGCCTCATTGATTGCTGGGGCCTGTGCTGGAGTGAGCTCAACCTTGTGCACATATCCACTCGAGTTGGTCAAGACTCGACTAACTATTCAG AGGGGTGTTTATGATGGTATCTTAGATGCATTCTTAAAAATACTGCGAGAAGAGGGCCCTGGAGAACTCTATAGGGGCCTCGCACCTAGCCTCATCGGTGTTATTCCATACGCTGCAACAAACTACTTCGCGTACGACACATTACGAAAAACCTACCGGAGAGTTTTCAAGGAAGAGAAAATTGGCAACATCGAAACCCTTTTAATTGGATCTGCAGCCGGAGCAATATCAAGCACCGCGACTTTCCCACTCGAAGTTGCTCGAAAGCACATGCAGGTGGGAGCAATTAGCGGGAGACGGGTATACAGTAATGTAATTCATGCACTTGCTAGCATACTTGAACATGAAGGGATCCCGGGTTTATACAAAGGGTTGGGACCGAGTTGTATGAAATTGGTGCCTGCGGCTGGAATAGCTTTTATGTGCTATGAAGCATGTAAAAGGATACTtatagaagatgaagaggagcagCAATAA
- the LOC136202539 gene encoding uncharacterized protein At2g34160-like, whose translation MEVIAEGINNLSITESSFAGQKNRIQVSHTKKPLFFYVNLSKRYMQQHNEVELSALGMAIATVVTIAEILKNNGLAVEKKITTSTVDMREETGGRPVPKAKIEILLGKTEKFDELMAAAAAAAAEEELENEERS comes from the exons ATGGAGGTGATAGCAGAGGGAATCAACAACTTGAGCATCACCGAGTCATCTTTTGCCGGCCAGAAGAACCGTATCCAAGTCTCTCATACTAAGAAACCTCTCTTCTTCTATGTTAATCTCTCCAAG AGATACATGCAGCAACACAATGAAGTGGAACTGTCTGCACTTGGGATGG CTATAGCAACAGTTGTAACTATTGCTGAGATCTTGAAGAATAATGGATTGGCGGTTGAGAAGA AGATCACAACATCCACTGTTGACATGAGGGAGGAAACCGGAGGGAGGCCTGTGCCAAAAGCAAAG ATTGAAATTTTGCTAGGAAAGACAGAAAAGTTTGACGAGTTGATGGCAGCGGCTGCTGCAGCAGCAGCAGAGGAAGAGTTAGAGAACGAGGAGCGTAGTTAA